Proteins co-encoded in one Prunus persica cultivar Lovell chromosome G6, Prunus_persica_NCBIv2, whole genome shotgun sequence genomic window:
- the LOC18772115 gene encoding UDP-glycosyltransferase 86A1 isoform X2, which translates to MENNTSKHPHVVLFAYPLQGHVIPAVHLAIKLASKGITVTFVNTEAVHHQTVKSHAMEDDNIFKGVLQSGLDIRYVTINDGFPVEFDRSLNHDQFWESVIHDFPAQVDELLAKLVLSNPPVNCLISDTFFEWTTNIAKKYNLVTVSFWTEPALVFNLYYHLDLLNKNGHGHFTSHGVRAIEPKDLSSYLQPSDYTSPIHRIIVKAFEKIKTADFILCNTVQELESETISALQEKQQIYSIGPIFPTGFTKSRVATSLWSESDCIQWLSTRSRGSVLYVSFGSYAHASKREIEEIANGLLLSKVGFIWVLRPDIVSSDEPEILPFGFEDEIKDQEQGLIVPWCSQIEVISHPAIGGFITHCGWNSILESIWCNLPLLCFPLLTDQFTNRKLVVDDWRVGLNLCDQKPITKEEVAEKISHLMSGKSADELRRNVKEVRKALEGALAIGGSSHRNLDQFIDGVKAKVQEKTGFGFNNTEVS; encoded by the exons ATGGAAAACAATACTTCAAAACATCCTCACGTTGTCCTGTTTGCCTACCCTCTGCAAGGCCATGTAATCCCAGCCGTCCATCTTGCCATAAAGCTTGCATCAAAGGGCATCACAGTCACCTTTGTCAACACTGAAGCAGTTCACCACCAGACAGTCAAGTCCCACGCCATGGAAGATGATAATATTTTCAAGGGGGTTCTTCAATCTGGGCTAGACATACGTTATGTAACAATCAACGATGGCTTCCCGGTCGAATTCGATCGATCTCTCAACCACGACCAGTTTTGGGAGAGTGTTATACATGATTTCCCAGCTCAAGTTGATGAGCTTCTAGCAAAACTAGTCCTCTCCAACCCACCAGTCAATTGCTTGATATCAGATACTTTCTTTGAGTGGACAACAAACATAGCCAAAAAGTATAACCTAGTCACTGTCTCATTCTGGACCGAACCAGCTCTGGTCTTCAACCTCTACTATCACCTAGACCTACTCAACAAAAATGGTCATGGTCATTTTACTTCTCATG GTGTACGCGCAATTGAACCAAAGGACTTGTCATCATACCTTCAACCTAGTGATTACACTTCACCAATACACCGGATCATAGTCAAGGCctttgagaaaattaaaacCGCAGATTTCATTCTTTGTAACACAGTCCAAGAGCTTGAATCTGAGACCATTTCAGCCTTGCAAGAAAAGCAACAAATATATTCAATTGGACCAATATTTCCCACCGGGTTCACCAAGAGCCGTGTGGCCACAAGCCTGTGGTCCGAGTCAGATTGCATCCAATGGCTCAGCACTAGGTCACGTGGCTCAGTTTTGTACGTGTCATTTGGTAGCTATGCTCATGCTAGCAAAAGAGAAATCGAGGAAATAGCCAATGGGCTTTTGCTCAGCAAAGTTGGTTTTATTTGGGTACTTCGTCCTGATATAGTCAGCTCTGACGAACCCGAAATCCTACCCTTTGGATTTGAAGATGAGATAAAAGATCAAGAGCAAGGGTTGATTGTGCCATGGTGCTCTCAGATTGAGGTGATCTCACACCCTGCAATTGGAGGCTTCATAACACATTGTGGATGGAATTCAATATTGGAAAGCATATGGTGCAATCTTCCCTTGTTGTGTTTTCCTTTGTTGACTGACCAATTCACTAATAGGAAATTAGTGGTGGATGATTGGAGGGTTGGGCTTAATCTTTGTGACCAAAAACCAATCACAAAGGAGGAAGTGGCAGAGAAGATCAGCCATTTGATGAGTGGAAAATCAGCTGATGAATTGAGGAGGAATGTCAAGGAGGTCAGAAAAGCATTGGAGGGTGCATTGGCTATTGGTGGTTCATCACACAGAAATCTTGATCAGTTCATAGATGGTGTGAAGGCTAAAGTCCAAGAGAAAACTGGGTTTGGCTTCAACAACACTGAAGTTTCCTAG
- the LOC18772115 gene encoding UDP-glycosyltransferase 86A1 isoform X1, whose product MENNTSKHPHVVLFAYPLQGHVIPAVHLAIKLASKGITVTFVNTEAVHHQTVKSHAMEDDNIFKGVLQSGLDIRYVTINDGFPVEFDRSLNHDQFWESVIHDFPAQVDELLAKLVLSNPPVNCLISDTFFEWTTNIAKKYNLVTVSFWTEPALVFNLYYHLDLLNKNGHGHFTSHANPRQDTINYIPGVRAIEPKDLSSYLQPSDYTSPIHRIIVKAFEKIKTADFILCNTVQELESETISALQEKQQIYSIGPIFPTGFTKSRVATSLWSESDCIQWLSTRSRGSVLYVSFGSYAHASKREIEEIANGLLLSKVGFIWVLRPDIVSSDEPEILPFGFEDEIKDQEQGLIVPWCSQIEVISHPAIGGFITHCGWNSILESIWCNLPLLCFPLLTDQFTNRKLVVDDWRVGLNLCDQKPITKEEVAEKISHLMSGKSADELRRNVKEVRKALEGALAIGGSSHRNLDQFIDGVKAKVQEKTGFGFNNTEVS is encoded by the exons ATGGAAAACAATACTTCAAAACATCCTCACGTTGTCCTGTTTGCCTACCCTCTGCAAGGCCATGTAATCCCAGCCGTCCATCTTGCCATAAAGCTTGCATCAAAGGGCATCACAGTCACCTTTGTCAACACTGAAGCAGTTCACCACCAGACAGTCAAGTCCCACGCCATGGAAGATGATAATATTTTCAAGGGGGTTCTTCAATCTGGGCTAGACATACGTTATGTAACAATCAACGATGGCTTCCCGGTCGAATTCGATCGATCTCTCAACCACGACCAGTTTTGGGAGAGTGTTATACATGATTTCCCAGCTCAAGTTGATGAGCTTCTAGCAAAACTAGTCCTCTCCAACCCACCAGTCAATTGCTTGATATCAGATACTTTCTTTGAGTGGACAACAAACATAGCCAAAAAGTATAACCTAGTCACTGTCTCATTCTGGACCGAACCAGCTCTGGTCTTCAACCTCTACTATCACCTAGACCTACTCAACAAAAATGGTCATGGTCATTTTACTTCTCATG CTAATCCTCGCCAAGACACGATCAATTACATACCAGGTGTACGCGCAATTGAACCAAAGGACTTGTCATCATACCTTCAACCTAGTGATTACACTTCACCAATACACCGGATCATAGTCAAGGCctttgagaaaattaaaacCGCAGATTTCATTCTTTGTAACACAGTCCAAGAGCTTGAATCTGAGACCATTTCAGCCTTGCAAGAAAAGCAACAAATATATTCAATTGGACCAATATTTCCCACCGGGTTCACCAAGAGCCGTGTGGCCACAAGCCTGTGGTCCGAGTCAGATTGCATCCAATGGCTCAGCACTAGGTCACGTGGCTCAGTTTTGTACGTGTCATTTGGTAGCTATGCTCATGCTAGCAAAAGAGAAATCGAGGAAATAGCCAATGGGCTTTTGCTCAGCAAAGTTGGTTTTATTTGGGTACTTCGTCCTGATATAGTCAGCTCTGACGAACCCGAAATCCTACCCTTTGGATTTGAAGATGAGATAAAAGATCAAGAGCAAGGGTTGATTGTGCCATGGTGCTCTCAGATTGAGGTGATCTCACACCCTGCAATTGGAGGCTTCATAACACATTGTGGATGGAATTCAATATTGGAAAGCATATGGTGCAATCTTCCCTTGTTGTGTTTTCCTTTGTTGACTGACCAATTCACTAATAGGAAATTAGTGGTGGATGATTGGAGGGTTGGGCTTAATCTTTGTGACCAAAAACCAATCACAAAGGAGGAAGTGGCAGAGAAGATCAGCCATTTGATGAGTGGAAAATCAGCTGATGAATTGAGGAGGAATGTCAAGGAGGTCAGAAAAGCATTGGAGGGTGCATTGGCTATTGGTGGTTCATCACACAGAAATCTTGATCAGTTCATAGATGGTGTGAAGGCTAAAGTCCAAGAGAAAACTGGGTTTGGCTTCAACAACACTGAAGTTTCCTAG
- the LOC18772113 gene encoding cell division control protein 48 homolog D, giving the protein MTDKAESSDSKGTKRDFSTAILERKKAANRLVVDDAINDDNSVVALHPDTMEKLQLFRGDTILIKGKKRKDTICIALADDTCEEPKIRMNKVVRSNLRVRLGDVVSVHQCADVKYGKRVHILPVDDTIEGVTGNLFDAYLKPYFLEAYRPVRKGDLFLVRGGMRSVEFKVIETDPPEYCVVAPDTEIFCEGEPVKREDEERLNEVGYDDVGGVRKQMAQIRELVELPLRHPQLFKSIGVKPPKGILLYGPPGSGKTLIARAVANETGAFFFCINGPEIMSKLAGESESNLRKAFEEAEKNAPSIIFIDEIDSIAPKREKTHGEVERRIVSQLLTLMDGLKSRAHVIVMGATNRPNSIDPALRRFGRFDREIDIGVPDEVGRLEVVRIHTKNMKLAEDVDLEKIAKDTHGYVGADLAALCTEAALQCIREKMDVIDLEDEEIDAEILNSMAVTNEHFKTALGTSNPSALRETVVEVPNVSWEDIGGLDNVKRELQETVQYPVEHPEKFEKFGMSPSKGVLFYGPPGCGKTLLAKAIANECQANFISVKGPELLTMWFGESEANVREIFDKARGSAPCVLFFDELDSIATQRGSSVGDAGGAADRVLNQLLTEMDGMTAKKTVFIIGATNRPDIIDPALLRPGRLDQLIYIPLPDEESRFQIFKSCLRKSPVSKDVDIRALAKYTQGFSGADITEICQRACKYAIRENIEKDIERERRRSENPEAMEEDVDDEVAEIRAAHFEESMKYARRSVSDADIRKYQAFAQTLQQSRGFGTEFRFADNPSGTAAGSDPFATVAAGADEDDLYN; this is encoded by the exons ATGACTGACAAGGCTGAATCTTCAGACTC TAAGGGAACGAAAAGGGACTTCAGCACGGCGATCCTTGAGCGCAAGAAGGCTGCGAATCGGCTTGTTGTGGATGATGCTATCAACGATGACAACTCGGTCGTCGCGCTCCATCCAGATACCATGGAGAAGCTCCAGCTCTTTCGTGGTGACACAATCTTGATCAAG ggaaagaaaaggaaagatacAATCTGCATTGCCCTGGCTGATGATACATGTGAGGAACCAAAGATAAGGATGAACAAGGTTGTCAGGAGCAACCTAAGGGTTAGGCTGGGGGATGTTGTTTCTGTTCACCAATGTGCTGATGTCAAGTATGGAAAGCGTGTCCACATTCTTCCTGTGGATGACACTATTGAAGGGGTCACTGGAAATCTGTTTGATGCATACTTGAAAC CTTATTTCCTGGAGGCCTACCGTCCAGTGAGGAAGGGTGATCTCTTCCTTGTGAGAGGAGGAATGAGGAGTGTAGAATTTAAGGTTATTGAAACTGACCCTCCTGAGTACTGTGTGGTCGCTCCCGACACTGAAATCTTCTGTGAGGGGGAGCCTGTGAAAAGGGAGGATGAGGAGAGATTAAATGAGGTTGGCTATGATGATGTTGGTGGAGTTAGGAAACAGATGGCTCAGATTCGTGAATTAGTGGAGCTGCCACTGAGGCATCCTCAACTATTTAAATCGATTGGTGTGAAGCCACCAAAGGGTATTCTGCTGTATGGACCTCCTGGATCGGGTAAGACTCTAATTGCCCGAGCTGTGGCTAATGAAACTGGGGCATTCTTTTTCTGCATCAATGGACCTGAAATCATGTCAAAATTGGCTGGGGAGAGTGAAAGCAATCTCAGGAAAGCTTTTGAGGAAGCAGAGAAGAATGCACCATCAATTATctttattgatgaaattgattcaattgctcCCAAGAGAGAGAAGACACATGGAGAAGTTGAGAGGAGGATTGTTTCCCAGCTCTTGACGCTCATGGATGGACTAAAGTCTCGTGCACATGTAATTGTTATGGGGGCTACAAATCGGCCAAACAGTATTGATCCAGCTCTCAGAAGGTTTGGAAGATTTGATAGGGAAATAGATATTGGTGTACCAGATGAAGTTGGGCGTCTCGAGGTTGTCCGTATTCATACAAAGAACATGAAGCTTGCTGAAGAT GTTGATTTGGAAAAGATAGCTAAGGACACACACGGTTATGTTGGTGCTGATCTAGCTGCTTTGTGTACTGAGGCTGCTCTTCAATGCATCAGAGAGAAGATGGATGTGATTGACTTAGAAGATGAGGAAATAGATGCTGAGATTCTGAATTCAATGGCAGTGACAAATGAGCACTTCAAGACTGCTCTTGGCACAAGCAACCCATCTGCTCTTCGTGAAACA GTTGTTGAAGTGCCCAATGTTAGCTGGGAAGATATTGGAGGTCTTGACAATGTTAAGCGAGAACTTCAAGAG ACTGTTCAGTATCCTGTTGAGCATCCtgagaaatttgagaaatttggaATGTCACCTTCAAAGGGAGTTCTTTTCTATGGTCCTCCTGGATGTGGTAAAACTCTTCTCGCCAAAGCTATTGCCAATGAGTGTCAAGCAAACTTCATCAGTGTCAAGGGACCTGAATTGCTAACGATGTGGTTTGGAGAGAGTGAGGCCAATGTGAGGGAAATTTTCGACAAGGCCCGTGGGTCTGCTCCATGTGTCCTGTTCTTTGATGAACTCGATTCCATTGCTACTCAG AGAGGTAGTAGCGTAGGTGATGCTGGGGGTGCAGCTGACAGGGTTTTGAACCAACTCCTTACAGAAATGGACGGAATGACTGCTAAGAAAACTGTTTTCATTATTGGGGCTACCAACAGACCTGACATTATAGACCCTGCACTTCTACGTCCAGGACGTCTGGATCAGTTAATTTACATCCCTCTCCCTGATGAGGAATCTCgctttcaaatattcaaatcTTGCTTGAGGAAATCTCCAGTTTCCAAAGATGTGGACATCAGAGCACTTGCCAAGTACACCCAAGGATTCAGTGGTGCTGATATAACTGAAATATGCCAGCGTGCTTGCAAATATGCCATTAGAGAGAATATTGAGAAG GATATCGAGAGGGAGAGGAGGAGAAGCGAGAATCCTGAGGCAATGGAGGAGGATGTTGATGACGAAGTAGCAGAGATCAGGGCAGCTCATTTTGAGGAGTCGATGAAGTATGCTCGTAGGAGTGTTAGTGACGCTGATATCCGCAAATACCAGGCATTTGCGCAGACATTGCAGCAGTCAAGAGGGTTTGGAACCGAGTTCAGGTTCGCAGACAATCCTTCTGGCACAGCCGCTGGATCCGACCCTTTTGCAACTGTTGCTGCTGGGGCTGATGAAGATGACCTTTACAACTAG
- the LOC18774189 gene encoding uncharacterized protein LOC18774189, with amino-acid sequence MRQIHVLPFHMCIYLLLSGTSSDKSRSSAAEAGESDQTFEFQVFVNMALAVEESESNTTTSTTTSFNQNAQMNMMNGECESGCQRPPFGKKCRHLLKKQRTKFYILRRCIAMLLCWHERNEP; translated from the coding sequence ATGAGACAGATACATGTATTACCTTTTCacatgtgtatatatttaCTGCTCAGTGGGACTAGTAGTGACAAATCTAGAAGCAGTGCAGCAGAAGCTGGTGAGAGTGATCAGACCTTTGAATTTCAAGTCTTCGTCAATATGGCACTGGCGGTGGAGGAAAGCGAAAGTAACACTACTACTAGTACAACTACAAGCTTCAATCAAAATGCGCAGATGAACATGATGAACGGAGAGTGTGAATCCGGCTGCCAGAGGCCGCCGTTCGGGAAAAAGTGCCGTCACCTGTTGAAGAAGCAGCGGACTAAATTCTACATCCTCCGGCGCTGCATAGCAATGCTCCTCTGCTGGCACGAACGTAATGAACCCTGA
- the LOC18774805 gene encoding pentatricopeptide repeat-containing protein At2g32630, translating into MSSQKTFKTLKKLFPTDPTLISNQEIAKKISKTLINSGLQPLKSTPSLLFNLNPHITNLVLSNPLVPPLSCLSLFNFLQTNPSLTSHKPNLQAHVAIICRLYQAKKFAQMKIVLNGIVSNDILRCPVSEIVSLAEDERKGVKFVETLCDMLFRVYADNKMFEEAVGVFDYAEKKGFEIEERSCFVLLLALKKCGQVDLCLRFFDQMVEKGVQITVHSLTLVMNELCKRGEVKKAKALMGEMAGRQVKPNVVTYNTLLKAYIERKDFEGVNEALSLMEKDSVGYNAATCTLLIDWFGSCEKIEDAEKVFEEIHERGIEPDVYLYTSIINWNGRVGNMKRALFLFDELTQRGLVPNVHTYGALINGACKGGQMKMADILVNEMQSKGIDVNQVVFNTLIDGYCRKGMMDEALRLQDFMEGKGFQTDVFTYSTIASGLCKLNRNEEAKSLLFTMEERGVAPNVVCFTTLIDIFCKEGNFVEAKQVIQEMERKGERPNTVTYNALIDGYIKKGKMKEAHKLKKEMEDKGLMPDTYTYSSLIHGECIDGKVDEALKLFHEMYQRNLTRNVVTYTAMISGLSKDGRTDEAFKLYDEMKREGLTPDDRVYHSLVGSLHTAKS; encoded by the coding sequence ATGTCTTCTCAGAAAACCTTCAAAACCCTGAAGAAACTCTTCCCAACAGACCCCACATTGATATCCAACCAAGAAATTGCTAAGAAGATTTCTAAAACCCTAATCAATTCAGGCCTTCAACCCCTCAAATCCACCCCATCTCTGCTCTTCAATCTCAACCCCCACATAACCAACCTTGTCCTCTCAAACCCACTCGTCCCGCCCCTTTCTTGCTTGAGCTTATTCAACTTTCTCCAAACAAACCCATCTCTCACTTCCCACAAGCCCAATCTTCAAGCCCATGTAGCAATCATTTGCAGGCTCTATCAAGCTAAGAAATTTGCCCAAATGAAAATTGTATTGAATGGTATTGTCTCCAATGATATTCTTCGATGCCCTGTTTCTGAAATTGTCTCTTTGGCTGAGGATGAGCGTAAAGGAGTGAAATTTGTTGAGACATTGTGTGATATGCTGTTCAGGGTTTATGCAGATAACAAAATGTTTGAGGAGGCTGTTGGGGTTTTTGACTATGCGGAGAAGAAGGGGTTTGAGATTGAAGAAAGGTCCTGCTTTGTGCTTTTGCTTGCCTTGAAGAAATGTGGTCAGGTGGATTTATGTTTGAGGTTCTTTGATCAAATGGTTGAAAAGGGTGTTCAAATCACTGTTCATTCATTGACGCTTGTGATGAATGAGCTTTGTAAGAGAGGGGAGGTGAAAAAGGCAAAGGCTTTGATGGGTGAAATGGCTGGTAGACAAGTTAAGCCTAATGTTGTTACATATAACACACTTCTGAAAGCATACATTGAAAGGAAGGATTTTGAGGGTGTTAATGAGGCCTTGAGCTTGATGGAGAAGGATAGTGTGGGTTATAATGCGGCAACATGCACGCTTTTGATTGATTGGTTTGGTAGCTGTGAAAAGATTGAAGATGCTGAAAAGGTGTTTGAGGAAATCCATGAGAGAGGGATAGAACCAGATGTGTATCTTTATACTTCGATTATTAATTGGAATGGTAGAGTGGGAAATATGAAAAGGGCGTTGTTTCTGTTCGACGAATTAACTCAAAGAGGCCTTGTCCCGAATGTTCACACTTACGGGGCATTGATTAATGGTGCGTGCAAGGGTGGACAGATGAAGATGGCAGACATCTTGGTGAATGAGATGCAAAGTAAAGGCATTGACGTAAACCAAGTTGTGTTTAATACGCTGATTGACGGGTACTGCAGAAAAGGGATGATGGACGAAGCTCTAAGGCTGCAGGATTTCATGGAAGGGAAAGGCTTTCAGACTGATGTGTTTACTTACAGCACTATAGCTAGTGGATTGTGTAAATTGAATAGGAATGAGGAGGCAAAGAGTTTGTTGTTCACAATGGAAGAAAGAGGTGTGGCTCCAAATGTAGTGTGTTTCACTACTCTAATTGACATATTCTGCAAGGAAGGAAACTTTGTCGAGGCAAAGCAGGTAATTCAAGAGATGGAAAGGAAGGGAGAGAGACCTAACACTGTAACATACAATGCTCTAATTGATGGGTACATCAAGAAAGGTAAGATGAAGGAAGCTCACAAGCTAAAGAAGGAGATGGAAGACAAGGGGTTGATGCCAGATACGTATACGTATTCATCGCTTATACATGGCGAATGTATTGATGGCAAGGTGGATGAGGCACTGAAATTATTTCATGAAATGTATCAGCGGAATTTAACTCGTAACGTCGTCACGTATACAGCAATGATTTCAGGTTTGTCTAAGGATGGGAGAACAGACGAAGCTTTTAAGTTGTATGATGAGATGAAAAGAGAAGGCCTCACACCTGATGATAGAGTATATCATTCACTTGTAGGCAGCCTTCATACAGCCAAGTCTTAA